In Amphiura filiformis chromosome 2, Afil_fr2py, whole genome shotgun sequence, one DNA window encodes the following:
- the LOC140141523 gene encoding uncharacterized protein, giving the protein MNRDEEQYNRTQPMSDDLMKKKPTGNNEFVLSKGLNFAISPPEICAEEFVIATELACTHLPQDDRIQLRGKIASTLKSSKVPEQNITKEERKAIKDLKKVDDIIILPADKGKSTVVLDKAEYEEKVTTMLGDKKTYEELPADPTQKYKRKLVTKLTALKKEGKITESKYKQLYPTAENVPRLYCTPKIHKLNTPLRPIVDYTATIGYSTSRWLADILGALVGNTQHHVKNSKQLSEDLAKVVIDEEDILNSHDVVSLFTNTPIDQVLDIVQSRLEKENVLRVYNKETGFKLTSEDVVELLEFILTTTYFTFRGKNLPPAVWYCDGQPGISDCG; this is encoded by the coding sequence CGTGTTGTCAAAAGGTCTCAATTTTGCTATTTCACCACCAGAAATATGCGCGGAGGAATTTGTGATAGCAACCGAATTGGCGTGCACCCACCTACCGCAGGACGATAGAATCCAACTTCGAGGTAAAATAGCAAGCACGTTGAAATCATCGAAAGTACCGGAACAAAACATCACAAAAGAGGAAAGGAAAGCTATTAAAGACTTGAAGAAAGTGGATGATATTATAATACTACCTGCTGATAAAGGCAAATCGACCGTTGTTTTGGACAAAGCTGAATATGAGGAGAAAGTTACTACCATGCTTGGAGACAAGAAGACGTACGAGGAACTACCGGCAGACCCGACACAGAAGTACAAACGGAAATTAGTTACCAAGTTGACAGCACTCAAGAAGGAAGGTAAGATCACCGAATCGAAGTACAAACAGCTTTATCCCACGGCCGAAAATGTGCCAAGATTATATTGTACGCCGAAAATTCATAAGCTTAACACCCCCTTGCGCCCAATTGTTGACTATACGGCAACCATCGGTTACAGTACTTCAAGATGGCTCGCTGATATTTTAGGTGCTTTGGTCGGCAATACTCAACACCATGTTAAGAATTCTAAGCAATTGTCGGAAGATCTTGCAAAAGTGGTTATTGATGAGGAAGACATTCTCAACTCCCACGATGTGGTGAGCTTATTCACCAACACACCCATCGACCAAGTGTTAGACATTGTGCAAAGTAGACTGGAGAAAGAAAACGTGTTGCGAGTTTACAACAAAGAGACAGGGTTTAAGTTAACAAGTGAGGATGTGGTAGAACTTCTTGAGTTCATACTAACTACCACATATTTTACCTTTAGAGGTAAAAATTTACCGCCAGCTGTTTGGTACTGCGATGGGCAGCCCGGTATCTCCGATTGCGGCTAA
- the LOC140141526 gene encoding uncharacterized protein — MEALEQQAIATAPLDCRPKLWLRYVDDVLEVINKDCVQQLTDHINQVDKSGSIKFTFEQESQGSLPFLDTLIVKKDDGTVKLLVYRKPTHTDQYLNYQSHHPLHQKLGVIRTLYNRKDSVVTEEEDKVEEEEKVNEALRTCGYPDWTFKKVKDQLQCVKPKKVNKKTDDKTRSKGMVVLPYVKGVTERISRVMKSYNISTAMKPHDTLRKQLVHPKDKRDPNNTTDAVYKIPCKNCELSYIGETGRKFGTRLEEHRSEAEKMSKTVTTRAGRKESLSTIHKSAITDHVVDKNHIIGWGEAEVIANDHSQEVANGSH; from the exons ATGGAAGCTCTTGAACAGCAGGCGATCGCTACGGCACCCTTAGATTGTAGACCAAAGCTATGGTTGCGTTATGTGGATGATGTGTTAGAAGTTATCAACAAAGATTGCGTCCAACAGCTTACCGACCACATCAACCAAGTTGACAAATCGGGGTCAATAAAGTTTACTTTTGAACAAGAATCCCAAGGTAGCCTCCCGTTCCTAGACACGTTGATAGTGAAAAAAGATGACGGCACTGTAAAGCTACTGGTCTATCGTAAGCCAACACATACAGACCAATACCTGAACTATCAGTCTCATCACCCGTTACATCAAAAACTTGGTGTAATACGCACATTGTACAATAGGAAAGACAGCGTTGTGACTGAAGAGGAAGACAAAgtggaagaagaagagaaagtcAACGAAGCCCTTAGAACATGCGGGTATCCTGATTGGACCTTTAAGAAAGTCAAAGACCAATTACAGTGTGTCAAACCCAAGAAAGTTAACAAAAAGACTGATGACAAGACCAGAAGTAAAGGCATGGTTGTGCTTCCCTATGTTAAAGGTGTTACTGAAAGAATTTCTAGAGTCATGAAGAGTTACAACATTTCTACTGCGATGAAACCGCACGACACTCTCAGAAAACAGCTGGTACATCCTAAAGACAAACGCGATCCTAACAACACCACGGATGCGGTATACAAGATACCCTGCAAGAACTGCGAATTGTCCTACATAGGCGAAACAGGTAGGAAGTTTGGCACAAGACTTGAAGAGCACAGAAGTGAGGCAGAGAAAATGAGCAAAACGGTTACCACCAGAGCAGGTAGAAAGGAATCGCTGTCAACTATACACAAGTCGGCCATCACTGACCATGTCGTCGACAAGAATCACATCATTGGATGGGGGGAAGCTGAGGTCATCG ctAATGATCATAGTCAGGAAGTAGCAAATgggagtcattaa